A stretch of Canis aureus isolate CA01 chromosome 28, VMU_Caureus_v.1.0, whole genome shotgun sequence DNA encodes these proteins:
- the CLXN gene encoding calaxin isoform X1 — MNRKKLQKLTDTLTKNCKNFNKFEVKCLIDLFYNLMGEVTERQGITIGLDRNAFRNILHMTFGMTDDMIMDRVFRGFDEDNDGYVNVSEWIYGLSVFLRGTLEEKMKYCFEVFDLNGDGFISKEEMFHMLKNSLLKQPSEEDPDEGIKDLVEITLKKMDHDHDGKLSFTDYEQAVREETLLLEAFGPCLPDPKSQMEFEAQVFKDPNEFNDI, encoded by the exons TTAATAAATTTGAAGTGAAATGTCTTATAGatcttttttataatttgatgGGAGAAGTAACAGAGCGGCAAGGTATCACCATTGGACTAGATCGCAATGCATTTCGAAACATCCTGCACATGACATTTGGAATGACAGACGATATGATTATGGACAGAG TATTCCGAGGTTTTGATGAGGACAACGATGGTTATGTAAACGTATCAGAGTGGATTTATGGATTATCAGTATTTCTTCGAGgaactttggaagaaaaaatgaaat attgctttGAAGTGTTTGATTTGAATGGTGATGGATTCATTTCAAAGGAGGAAATGTTCCATATGTTGAAGAACAGCCTTCTCAAACAGCCATCTGAAGAAGACCCTGATGAAGGAATTAAAGATTTGGTtgaaataacacttaaaaaaatg GACCATGACCATGATGGGAAGCTGTCTTTCACAGACTATGAACAGGCTGTGAGAGAAGAGACTCTTCTACTGGAAGCTTTTGGACCATGTCTACCTGATCCAAAG AGTCAGATGGAATTTGAAGCCCAAGTATTCAAAGATCCAAATGAATTCAATGACATATGA
- the CLXN gene encoding calaxin isoform X3: MGEVTERQGITIGLDRNAFRNILHMTFGMTDDMIMDRVFRGFDEDNDGYVNVSEWIYGLSVFLRGTLEEKMKYCFEVFDLNGDGFISKEEMFHMLKNSLLKQPSEEDPDEGIKDLVEITLKKMDHDHDGKLSFTDYEQAVREETLLLEAFGPCLPDPKSQMEFEAQVFKDPNEFNDI, from the exons atgGGAGAAGTAACAGAGCGGCAAGGTATCACCATTGGACTAGATCGCAATGCATTTCGAAACATCCTGCACATGACATTTGGAATGACAGACGATATGATTATGGACAGAG TATTCCGAGGTTTTGATGAGGACAACGATGGTTATGTAAACGTATCAGAGTGGATTTATGGATTATCAGTATTTCTTCGAGgaactttggaagaaaaaatgaaat attgctttGAAGTGTTTGATTTGAATGGTGATGGATTCATTTCAAAGGAGGAAATGTTCCATATGTTGAAGAACAGCCTTCTCAAACAGCCATCTGAAGAAGACCCTGATGAAGGAATTAAAGATTTGGTtgaaataacacttaaaaaaatg GACCATGACCATGATGGGAAGCTGTCTTTCACAGACTATGAACAGGCTGTGAGAGAAGAGACTCTTCTACTGGAAGCTTTTGGACCATGTCTACCTGATCCAAAG AGTCAGATGGAATTTGAAGCCCAAGTATTCAAAGATCCAAATGAATTCAATGACATATGA